In one window of Arachis ipaensis cultivar K30076 chromosome B06, Araip1.1, whole genome shotgun sequence DNA:
- the LOC107647515 gene encoding uncharacterized protein LOC107647515 translates to MIIIIIGVDDIEEAIFVVSSYTECFISSFPESKLADSFDLASKLSVQRATSPLLLIWKLKRLLNIGSEKKLSGGQCGHGDDRTEEEGDGNDDDSLKLQLSNLKFFEDQNGYILGNFTRQVFKLLNLPAIRIHRGFLLHLPSSLAVAATHHLRLVRSPPSSRELTIVVSRAHRRCSQSSQASLAHHRSSHRRLVANHLSKKVRVAMMMMMMMNNNGQTRQRW, encoded by the exons acACCGAGTGTTTCATTTCTTCTTTTCCAGAGTCCAAGTTGGCAGACAGCTTCGACCTCGCATCCAAGCTGTCAGTACAACGAGCAACGTCGCCGTTGCTGCTCATATGGAAACTGAAGCGATTACTGAACATTGGTTCGGAGAAGAAGCTGAGTGGTGGACAATGCGGCCATGGAGATGATAGGACAGAGGAGGAGGGAGATGGCAACGACGACGACAG TTTGAAGTTACAGT TATCCAATCtgaaattctttgaggaccaaaatgggtatatactcGGAAATTTTACAAGGCAAGTTTTCAAGTTACTGAATTTACCCGCCATTCGAATTCACAGAGGTTTTCTTCTTCACCTTCCTTCGTCTCTCGCCGTCGCCGCCACTCACCATCTCCGTCTCGTGCGCTCACCGCCGTCGTCTCGTGAGCTCACAATCGTCGTTTCGCGCGCTCACCGTCGCTGCTCCCAATCGTCACAAGCCTCCTTGGCTCATCATCGTAGCTCACATCGTCGTCTCGTCGCTAACCATC TGTCGAAGAAGGTGCGTGTggctatgatgatgatgatgatgatgaacaaCAATGGCCAAACGAGACAGAGATG GTAG